In one window of Ovis aries strain OAR_USU_Benz2616 breed Rambouillet chromosome 5, ARS-UI_Ramb_v3.0, whole genome shotgun sequence DNA:
- the CETN3 gene encoding centrin-3: MSLALRNDLVVDKTKRKKRRELSEEQKQEIKDAFELFDTDKDEAIDYHELKVAMRALGFDVKKADVLKILKDYDREATGKITFEDFNEVVTDWILERDPHEEILKAFKLFDDDDSGKISLRNLRRVARELGENMSDEELRAMIEEFDKDGDGEINQEEFIAIMTGDI; the protein is encoded by the exons AAATGACCTTGTAGTAgacaaaacaaagaggaaaaaaagaagagaactctctgaagaacagaaacaagaaattaaagatgcttttgaactatttgACACAGACAAAGATGAAGCAATAGATTATCATGAATTAAAG GTGGCAATGAGAGCCTTGGGGTTTGATGTAAAAAAAGCTGATGTACTGAAGATTCTTAAAGATTATGACAGAGAAGCCACTGGGAAAATAACCTTTGAGGATTTCAATGAAGTTG TGACAGACTGGATATTGGAAAGAGATCCACATGAAGAAATATTAAAGGCATTTAAACTATTTGATGATGATGATTCTGGTAAAATAAGCTTGAGGAATTTGCGACGTGTTGCCAGAGAATTGGGTGAAAACATGAGTGATGAAGAACTTCGGGCTATGATAGAAGAATTTGATAAAGATGGTGATGGAGAAA TAAATCAAGAGGAATTCATTGCTATTATGACTGGTGACATTTAA